One part of the Methylobacterium mesophilicum SR1.6/6 genome encodes these proteins:
- a CDS encoding 2-hydroxychromene-2-carboxylate isomerase: MDYYVSLNSPWTYLGGARLMDIAARCGARVRIYPIDTAEVFPASGGLPLAKRSPQRQAYRLQELARWRDVLGIPINLKPRHFPAEEATAARCVLVVRETIGDAPAVNLAHRVLRALWEEEADTGDRETLGRLIGDVGLDGPSVLEHADDARWTALRSRETKAAIDRGVFGAPTYAVGGDIFWGQDRLDFLERRLTGGG, translated from the coding sequence GTGGACTATTACGTCTCGTTGAACTCGCCCTGGACCTACCTAGGAGGCGCGCGCTTGATGGATATTGCCGCGCGTTGCGGTGCGCGGGTGCGGATCTATCCCATCGACACCGCCGAAGTTTTCCCGGCTTCAGGAGGGCTCCCGCTGGCCAAGCGCTCGCCGCAGCGGCAAGCCTATCGGCTCCAGGAACTGGCGCGCTGGCGCGATGTTCTCGGCATTCCGATCAACCTCAAGCCGAGGCACTTCCCGGCCGAGGAGGCGACCGCCGCTCGATGTGTCCTCGTGGTGCGCGAGACGATCGGCGATGCTCCTGCCGTCAATCTGGCGCATCGCGTCCTGAGGGCGCTCTGGGAGGAAGAGGCTGACACCGGTGACCGGGAAACGCTCGGACGGCTGATCGGCGACGTTGGCCTGGACGGGCCATCCGTCCTCGAGCACGCGGATGATGCGCGGTGGACGGCGCTACGGTCACGGGAGACCAAGGCTGCGATCGACCGCGGTGTGTTCGGCGCTCCGACCTATGCCGTGGGCGGGGACATCTTCTGGGGTCAGGACCGGCTGGACTTCCTGGAGCGACGGCTGACTGGCGGCGGCTGA
- a CDS encoding aldehyde dehydrogenase (NADP(+)) produces MTFSSDNLIGGARVPGSGTPWRAVEAATGASLEPAFASATVGQAEHACALAADAFDAYRATPPSARAALLEAIADAILELGDELVTRCMAETGLPRPRIEGERGRTVGQLRMFAAVVRSGAFLGARIDTAQPERTPLPRPDLRLCRIAVGPVLVFGASNFPLAFSVAGGDTASALAAGCPVIVKAHPAHPGTSALVGDAVRRAVTACGLPDGVFALLFEEGIAIGQHLAADPRVAAIGFTGSRRAGTALMRIAAARPIPIPVFAEMSSINPVILMPAALAARGAEIGRAFVASLTLGAGQFCTSPGLVLGVESPGLAAFEAAAADTLSGVAAAAMLTPGIHRAYREGVAALESNPAVARVAQGQPGTAQQGRPILFATTGAAFRADHRLAEEVFGAASLVVRCRDAAELRTVLEGLEGQLTASLHLDETDHAAARGLVPLLDRKVGRILVNGFGTGVEVGHAMVHGGPFPATSDGRTTSVGSLGIDRFLRPVCYQDVPEALLPAALTDANPWRLPRSVDGAAPGA; encoded by the coding sequence ATGACCTTCAGCAGCGACAACCTGATCGGCGGCGCGCGTGTGCCGGGCAGCGGCACGCCGTGGCGCGCGGTCGAGGCCGCCACCGGGGCATCTCTGGAGCCGGCTTTCGCCTCGGCGACGGTCGGGCAGGCCGAACACGCCTGCGCGCTCGCCGCGGACGCCTTCGACGCCTACCGCGCGACGCCCCCCTCGGCACGGGCCGCCCTCCTGGAGGCGATCGCCGACGCCATCCTCGAACTCGGGGACGAACTCGTCACCCGCTGCATGGCCGAGACGGGCCTCCCCCGCCCGCGGATCGAGGGGGAGCGCGGCCGCACCGTCGGCCAGCTCCGGATGTTCGCCGCCGTCGTCCGAAGCGGCGCCTTCCTCGGCGCCCGTATCGACACGGCCCAGCCCGAGCGGACGCCGCTGCCGCGACCGGACCTGCGCCTGTGCCGGATCGCGGTCGGTCCCGTGCTGGTCTTCGGCGCCTCGAACTTCCCCCTCGCCTTCTCGGTCGCTGGCGGCGATACCGCGTCGGCGCTGGCCGCCGGCTGCCCGGTGATCGTGAAGGCGCATCCGGCCCATCCCGGTACCTCGGCCCTCGTCGGCGACGCGGTTCGCCGCGCGGTCACCGCGTGCGGCCTGCCGGACGGCGTGTTCGCGCTGCTGTTCGAGGAGGGTATCGCGATCGGCCAGCATCTCGCCGCCGATCCCCGCGTCGCCGCGATCGGCTTTACGGGCTCGCGCCGCGCCGGCACCGCCCTCATGCGGATCGCCGCGGCGCGGCCGATCCCGATCCCGGTCTTTGCCGAGATGAGCAGCATCAACCCGGTGATCCTGATGCCCGCCGCGCTCGCGGCACGCGGTGCCGAGATCGGGCGCGCCTTCGTCGCGTCGCTCACCCTCGGCGCGGGCCAGTTCTGCACGAGTCCCGGTCTCGTCCTCGGGGTCGAGAGTCCGGGGCTCGCGGCCTTCGAGGCGGCCGCCGCCGACACCCTTTCGGGTGTGGCCGCCGCCGCCATGCTGACGCCCGGCATCCACCGGGCCTATCGCGAGGGCGTCGCGGCCCTGGAGAGCAACCCCGCGGTGGCGCGGGTGGCACAGGGCCAGCCCGGCACCGCTCAGCAGGGGCGGCCGATCCTGTTCGCGACGACCGGGGCCGCCTTCCGTGCCGACCATCGGCTCGCCGAGGAGGTCTTCGGCGCAGCCTCCCTGGTGGTCCGCTGCCGGGATGCCGCCGAGCTGCGCACGGTCCTGGAGGGCCTCGAAGGCCAGCTCACCGCGTCCCTGCACCTGGACGAGACTGATCACGCGGCGGCGCGCGGCCTCGTGCCTCTCTTGGATCGGAAGGTCGGCCGAATCCTGGTGAACGGCTTCGGCACCGGCGTCGAGGTCGGCCATGCCATGGTCCACGGCGGCCCCTTCCCCGCGACTTCGGACGGGCGCACCACGTCGGTGGGCAGCCTTGGCATCGACCGCTTCCTGCGGCCGGTCTGCTATCAGGACGTGCCGGAGGCCCTCCTCCCGGCCGCGCTGACGGATGCGAACCCGTGGCGGCTTCCGAGAAGCGTCGACGGCGCCGCGCCCGGCGCCTGA
- a CDS encoding FAD-dependent monooxygenase — MPPSSTVYDTIIAGGGPVGLFLACELSLAGCSVLVLEQARDPSSPLKRPPFGIRGLTVPTLESLDRRGLLEEIAADAVSRAMPGTAHWMAQPRRPGGHFAGIQFFHDRIDPARWAYRLPGSVSTLAIAMESLETVLARRAEASGVRILRGVGVEGFAQTDESVLVQASGAAYRGRWLVGCDGARSTVRKAAHLSFTGTEPEFTGYSVRAALANGDTLKPGRHYTAEGMYLYTPPDTFAVADFDGGAFHRTAPITRAHVEAVLRRVSGTDVTLTQLELATTWTDRACQASAYRSGRVLLAGDAAHIHSPLGGQGLNLGLGDAMNLGWKLAATIRGIGPADLLDSYERERHPVGARVLDWSRAQAALMRPSRSARALEAIIRDLIDTTDGATYFAERVWGVSLSYDLGAGHPLVGRSVPDFVLGDGRRVGGLMRAGKGLVLDFAHRPSLQALTDRQSGRVGYVASEVEDRLGLQALLVRPDGIVAWACDTPPDEEAAGRSLTRWFGAT, encoded by the coding sequence ATGCCCCCATCATCGACCGTCTATGACACGATCATCGCCGGCGGCGGTCCCGTCGGCCTGTTTCTCGCCTGCGAACTGTCGCTGGCGGGCTGCTCGGTGCTGGTTCTCGAGCAGGCGCGCGACCCATCCTCGCCGTTGAAGCGCCCCCCGTTCGGCATACGCGGCCTGACGGTGCCGACGCTCGAGAGCCTCGACCGCCGCGGTCTGCTCGAAGAGATCGCGGCCGATGCGGTGAGCCGCGCCATGCCGGGAACGGCGCATTGGATGGCGCAGCCGCGCCGCCCCGGCGGTCATTTTGCCGGCATCCAGTTCTTCCACGACCGGATCGATCCGGCGCGCTGGGCCTATCGCCTGCCGGGTTCCGTCAGCACCCTCGCCATCGCGATGGAAAGCCTCGAGACCGTCCTGGCCCGGCGGGCTGAGGCATCGGGGGTCCGGATCCTGCGGGGCGTGGGCGTCGAGGGCTTCGCCCAGACGGACGAGTCCGTCCTCGTCCAGGCGTCCGGCGCGGCGTACCGGGGCCGCTGGCTGGTCGGCTGCGACGGCGCGCGCAGCACGGTGCGCAAGGCGGCGCACCTGTCCTTCACCGGCACGGAGCCTGAATTCACGGGCTACTCCGTCCGGGCCGCGCTGGCCAACGGGGATACCCTCAAGCCCGGCCGGCATTACACCGCGGAGGGCATGTACCTGTACACGCCGCCCGACACGTTCGCGGTGGCCGATTTCGACGGTGGGGCCTTCCATCGCACCGCGCCGATCACGCGCGCGCACGTCGAGGCGGTCCTGCGCAGGGTTTCCGGGACGGATGTCACGCTGACCCAACTCGAGCTTGCCACAACGTGGACTGACCGCGCCTGTCAGGCGAGCGCCTATCGCAGCGGCCGCGTGCTCCTGGCCGGCGATGCCGCGCACATCCATTCGCCCTTGGGTGGCCAGGGCCTGAACCTCGGGCTCGGCGATGCGATGAACCTGGGTTGGAAGCTCGCGGCCACGATCCGGGGGATTGGGCCAGCGGATCTCCTCGATAGCTACGAGCGCGAGCGGCATCCGGTCGGTGCGCGCGTCCTCGACTGGTCGCGGGCCCAGGCCGCGCTCATGCGGCCGAGCCGAAGCGCGCGCGCCCTCGAAGCCATCATCCGTGACCTGATCGACACGACAGACGGCGCAACCTACTTCGCCGAGCGCGTATGGGGCGTGTCGCTCAGCTACGATCTCGGCGCCGGCCATCCGCTGGTCGGGCGCAGCGTGCCCGATTTCGTCCTCGGTGACGGGAGACGGGTTGGCGGCCTCATGCGTGCCGGTAAGGGCCTGGTCCTGGATTTCGCCCACCGTCCATCGCTGCAAGCTTTGACGGACCGGCAATCCGGGCGCGTCGGCTACGTCGCCAGCGAGGTCGAGGACCGGCTCGGCCTGCAGGCCCTGCTCGTTCGGCCCGACGGGATCGTCGCCTGGGCCTGTGACACTCCCCCGGATGAGGAAGCCGCCGGCCGATCGCTGACGCGATGGTTCGGCGCGACTTGA
- the alr gene encoding alanine racemase: MSMIDRALRPDAGPAGTASALLTIDLAAIAENYRRLAARAGSATCAAVVKADAYGLGADRVAPVLAAAGCRHFFVAQVGEGVALRSILGPGAVIAVLNGTAPGGEATCADHDLVPVLNDRSQFDGWQGLARRRARCLPAILQVDTGMARFGFAPEEAGALLDRPDALAGLDLRLVMSHLACAGEPGSPVNAAQLSVFRAVRRRLPAVPASLAASSGIFLGPDFHFDMVRPGAALYGIAPQEGGPNPMRPVIGLRARVMQTRNVPAGTPVGYGHAATVARDSRLATVAIGYADGLFRSTAGGAAWFGGARLPVVGRVSMDSLVLDVTDVAPGTLGPGALVDIVGPERDVDAVAAAAGTIGYEVLTNLGHRFHRLYLGA; encoded by the coding sequence ATGAGCATGATCGATCGCGCGCTTCGGCCTGATGCGGGCCCAGCCGGGACGGCCTCCGCACTCCTCACGATCGATCTCGCGGCCATCGCGGAGAATTACCGCCGCCTCGCCGCGCGGGCCGGGTCGGCGACCTGCGCGGCCGTCGTCAAGGCGGACGCCTACGGGCTCGGCGCCGACCGGGTCGCGCCGGTCCTGGCCGCCGCGGGCTGCCGGCACTTCTTCGTCGCCCAGGTCGGCGAGGGCGTGGCCCTGCGCTCCATCCTCGGACCGGGCGCGGTGATCGCCGTGCTCAACGGCACCGCCCCGGGCGGCGAGGCGACCTGCGCGGATCACGACCTCGTGCCCGTCCTCAACGACCGGTCCCAGTTCGACGGCTGGCAGGGCCTGGCCCGGCGGCGGGCGCGGTGCCTGCCCGCGATCCTCCAGGTCGACACCGGCATGGCCCGCTTCGGCTTCGCGCCGGAGGAGGCCGGCGCGCTCCTCGACCGGCCGGACGCCCTCGCGGGGCTCGACCTGCGGCTGGTGATGAGCCACCTCGCCTGCGCGGGCGAGCCGGGCAGCCCGGTCAACGCGGCGCAGCTGTCCGTCTTCCGGGCCGTCCGCCGGCGCCTGCCCGCGGTGCCGGCGAGCCTCGCGGCCTCGTCGGGGATCTTCCTCGGTCCGGACTTCCATTTCGACATGGTGCGCCCCGGCGCCGCCCTCTACGGGATCGCCCCGCAGGAGGGTGGGCCGAACCCGATGCGCCCGGTGATCGGCCTGCGGGCCCGGGTCATGCAGACGCGCAACGTCCCGGCGGGGACGCCGGTCGGCTACGGGCACGCGGCCACGGTCGCCCGGGACAGCCGACTCGCCACGGTCGCGATCGGCTACGCGGACGGGCTCTTCCGCAGCACGGCGGGCGGCGCGGCGTGGTTCGGCGGCGCCCGGCTGCCGGTGGTCGGGCGTGTCTCGATGGACAGCCTCGTCCTCGACGTCACCGACGTGGCGCCGGGCACGCTCGGGCCGGGGGCGCTCGTCGACATCGTCGGGCCGGAGCGCGACGTCGACGCCGTCGCCGCCGCGGCCGGCACGATCGGCTACGAGGTCCTGACCAACCTCGGCCACCGTTTCCACCGCCTCTATCTCGGAGCCTGA
- a CDS encoding PAS domain-containing sensor histidine kinase, which translates to MAERVRGYDWAATALGPIETWSPRLAAMVEHVLASPVVASIVCGRGHLLIYNDAAARLYGDRHPEALGRPLATTFPDGWATVAPYYARAFAGEAVQVAGQPLDTRGEGVAEDVFDALLVPVRDEAGHVIAVHMTGFEIGERLRAEAKLRTSEARYHHLFNAIDEGFCTIEVLFDEAGAAVDYRFLYVNVAFEQQTGLTDAVGRTVRALVPDIEAHWLQTYGRIARTGKAERFDDRADALGRWYDVYAFPIGTPEQRQVAVLFKDILPRKRAEDRLRASEERFRAFVTASADVVYRMSPDWRELRVLDGQGFLADTVSPSDDWLGAYIDPADQPRLRAAIQQAVEAKAMFQLEHPVRQADGRSGWALSRAVPLLDEVGEIREWIGAASDVTARKRAEDELRASEERFRGLVEGFGQFSWEASAEGVIEVDSPGWRAFTGQHLEEWLGSGWIAAIHPDDRDVTEAKWRQAVAARTAVNHEYRLWHAPSASWRWSNVRAVPITNPDGSIRKWSGVNIDVTDHHRLLARQEVLINELQHRSRNLLAVVIAVADRTLQQGSPIEAFEERLKALSRAQGLLSQFGSDTVELGALVRTELAAYVDRASDRVSIAGPEVHLTARQVQNFALAVHELTTNAVKHGALKSQAGRLSVTWETVRDRRQRRRLALSWVERGVPVRSESVTRRGYGTELIQNALAYALEAKVDYELGPEGVHCRIEMPVS; encoded by the coding sequence ATGGCCGAACGCGTTCGCGGCTATGACTGGGCCGCGACGGCGCTCGGCCCGATCGAGACATGGTCGCCCCGCCTCGCGGCCATGGTCGAGCATGTGCTTGCCAGCCCTGTCGTCGCGTCCATCGTCTGCGGACGCGGGCACCTCCTGATCTACAACGATGCCGCCGCCCGGCTCTACGGCGATCGGCATCCGGAGGCCCTCGGTCGTCCCCTCGCGACGACGTTCCCGGACGGTTGGGCAACCGTCGCACCCTACTACGCGCGCGCCTTCGCGGGCGAGGCCGTCCAAGTCGCCGGCCAACCCCTGGACACCCGCGGCGAAGGCGTCGCGGAGGATGTCTTTGACGCGCTTCTGGTGCCGGTGCGCGACGAGGCCGGACACGTGATCGCAGTCCACATGACCGGCTTCGAGATCGGTGAGCGCCTACGCGCCGAGGCGAAGTTACGCACGAGCGAGGCCCGCTACCATCATCTGTTCAATGCGATCGACGAAGGGTTCTGCACCATCGAGGTTCTGTTCGACGAGGCCGGAGCTGCGGTCGACTACCGCTTCCTGTACGTGAACGTGGCCTTCGAGCAGCAGACCGGGCTGACGGACGCCGTAGGTCGGACGGTCCGGGCGCTGGTGCCCGATATCGAGGCGCACTGGCTCCAGACCTACGGTCGCATCGCCCGCACCGGCAAAGCCGAACGCTTCGACGATCGCGCGGACGCGCTCGGGCGCTGGTACGACGTCTACGCCTTCCCGATCGGGACGCCCGAGCAACGGCAGGTGGCGGTCCTGTTCAAAGACATCCTCCCTCGCAAGCGGGCCGAGGACCGCCTGCGCGCGAGCGAGGAGCGGTTCCGCGCCTTCGTCACCGCCAGCGCCGATGTCGTCTACCGCATGAGCCCGGACTGGCGCGAGTTGCGCGTACTCGATGGACAGGGGTTCCTGGCCGACACCGTCAGCCCGAGCGATGACTGGCTGGGCGCATACATCGACCCGGCCGATCAGCCGCGCTTGCGGGCGGCAATTCAACAGGCGGTGGAGGCCAAGGCGATGTTCCAACTGGAGCATCCCGTCAGGCAGGCGGACGGGCGCTCGGGCTGGGCCCTGTCACGGGCCGTGCCCCTCCTCGACGAGGTGGGCGAGATCCGCGAATGGATCGGAGCAGCCAGCGACGTGACGGCGCGCAAGCGTGCCGAGGACGAGCTGCGCGCGAGTGAAGAGCGGTTCCGCGGCCTAGTCGAGGGGTTCGGCCAGTTCAGTTGGGAAGCCTCGGCCGAAGGCGTCATCGAGGTCGACAGTCCAGGCTGGCGCGCATTCACCGGGCAGCATTTGGAAGAATGGCTCGGGTCGGGCTGGATCGCCGCCATCCATCCCGACGACCGGGATGTCACCGAGGCGAAGTGGCGGCAGGCCGTGGCGGCGCGGACAGCTGTCAATCACGAGTACCGCCTGTGGCACGCACCGAGCGCCTCGTGGCGGTGGTCGAACGTCCGCGCTGTGCCGATCACGAATCCGGACGGGTCGATCCGGAAGTGGTCGGGCGTGAACATCGACGTCACGGACCATCACAGGCTGCTGGCGCGACAGGAAGTGTTGATCAACGAATTGCAGCATCGCTCACGCAACCTGCTCGCCGTCGTCATCGCCGTGGCAGACAGAACTTTGCAGCAGGGGAGTCCGATCGAGGCTTTCGAGGAGCGCCTGAAGGCGCTCAGCCGGGCGCAGGGTCTGCTCAGCCAGTTCGGCAGCGACACGGTTGAGCTTGGGGCGCTCGTGAGGACGGAGTTGGCCGCCTATGTTGATCGAGCGTCCGATCGCGTCAGCATCGCGGGCCCCGAAGTACATCTGACCGCGCGGCAGGTGCAGAACTTCGCCCTGGCGGTGCACGAGCTGACCACAAACGCGGTCAAGCACGGGGCGCTCAAGAGTCAGGCCGGCCGACTCAGTGTCACCTGGGAGACCGTGCGCGATCGTCGCCAGCGCCGCCGCCTCGCCCTGTCCTGGGTCGAGCGCGGCGTGCCCGTGCGGTCGGAGAGTGTCACCCGGCGCGGCTACGGCACCGAATTGATCCAGAATGCCTTAGCCTACGCGCTGGAGGCCAAGGTAGATTACGAGCTTGGGCCGGAAGGTGTGCATTGCCGGATCGAAATGCCGGTATCCTGA
- the gudD gene encoding glucarate dehydratase, producing MSVTTQSDTRHAARNTPTVTDMKVVPVAGHDSMLLNLSGAHGPFFTRNLVVLTDSTGATGLGEVPGGEGIRSVLEEARDLVVGQPLGAWNAVLNTMRTRFANRDAGGRGLQTFDLRITIHAVTAVESALLDLLGQFLDVPVAALLGEGQQRDAVEMLGYLFYVGDRRRTDLGYREPQARDGWFRLRDEEALTPEAVVRLAEAAYEQYGFNDFKLKGGVLRGEEEIAAVTAIHRRFPEARVTLDPNGAWSLAEAIRLCKGQGHVLAYAEDPCGAEQGFSGREIMAEFRRATGLPTATNMIATDWRQMNHAIQLGAVDIPLADPHFWTLAGSVRVAQLCRDHGLTWGSHSNNHFDVSLAMFTHVAAAAPGNVTAIDTHWIWQDGERLTKEPLAIRGGLVRVPERPGLGIELDWSAVEEAHALYRDHGLGARDDAAAMQFLVPNWTFDNKKPCLVR from the coding sequence ATGTCCGTCACCACGCAGTCCGACACCCGCCACGCCGCCCGCAACACGCCGACCGTGACCGACATGAAGGTCGTGCCGGTCGCGGGACACGACAGCATGCTGCTGAACCTGTCGGGTGCGCACGGTCCGTTCTTCACCCGTAACCTCGTGGTGCTCACAGACTCGACGGGCGCCACCGGCCTCGGCGAGGTTCCCGGGGGCGAGGGCATCCGCAGCGTGCTGGAGGAGGCCCGCGACCTCGTGGTCGGCCAGCCGCTGGGTGCCTGGAACGCGGTGCTCAACACCATGCGCACCCGCTTCGCCAACCGCGATGCCGGCGGGCGCGGCCTCCAGACCTTCGACCTGCGCATCACCATCCACGCGGTCACCGCGGTCGAATCCGCCTTGCTCGACCTGCTCGGCCAGTTCCTCGACGTGCCCGTGGCCGCGCTCCTCGGCGAGGGTCAGCAGCGGGACGCGGTCGAGATGCTGGGCTACCTGTTCTACGTCGGCGACCGCCGCAGGACCGACCTCGGCTACCGGGAGCCGCAGGCGCGGGACGGCTGGTTCCGGCTGCGCGACGAGGAGGCCCTGACGCCCGAGGCCGTGGTCCGCCTCGCGGAGGCGGCCTACGAGCAGTACGGCTTCAACGATTTCAAGCTGAAGGGCGGCGTGCTGCGCGGCGAGGAGGAGATCGCCGCCGTCACGGCGATCCACCGGCGTTTCCCCGAGGCGCGCGTCACCCTCGATCCCAACGGCGCGTGGTCGCTCGCCGAGGCGATCCGCCTGTGCAAGGGCCAGGGTCACGTGCTCGCCTACGCCGAGGACCCCTGCGGGGCGGAACAGGGCTTCTCCGGCCGCGAGATCATGGCCGAATTCCGCCGTGCCACCGGCCTGCCCACCGCCACCAACATGATCGCCACCGACTGGCGGCAGATGAACCACGCGATTCAGCTCGGCGCCGTCGATATCCCGCTCGCCGACCCGCACTTCTGGACGCTGGCCGGCTCGGTGCGGGTGGCCCAGCTCTGCCGCGACCACGGGCTGACCTGGGGCTCGCACTCGAACAACCATTTCGACGTGTCGCTCGCCATGTTCACCCACGTGGCTGCGGCCGCGCCGGGCAATGTCACGGCCATCGACACCCACTGGATCTGGCAGGACGGCGAGCGCCTGACCAAGGAGCCCCTGGCGATCCGCGGCGGCCTCGTGCGGGTGCCGGAGCGGCCGGGTCTCGGGATCGAGCTCGACTGGTCGGCGGTCGAGGAGGCGCACGCGCTCTACCGCGACCACGGTCTCGGCGCCCGGGACGACGCGGCGGCGATGCAGTTCCTGGTCCCGAACTGGACCTTCGACAACAAGAAGCCCTGCCTCGTCCGGTGA
- a CDS encoding transcriptional regulator → MPDPVRPLAGYRILVVEDEYLIAIELKRWLKAAGACVAGPLPSVVQALAFIEEDSLAAAVLDVNLGHGETVHPLVAVLGSPGVPYLFATGDVKLPDADGYRDPPRLTKPYHEAELVHAVATLILGCRPAS, encoded by the coding sequence GTGCCCGATCCTGTTCGACCGCTCGCCGGATACCGCATCCTCGTTGTCGAGGATGAATACCTGATTGCGATCGAGCTGAAGCGCTGGCTGAAGGCGGCAGGAGCTTGCGTCGCGGGGCCTCTACCGAGCGTCGTTCAGGCGCTCGCCTTCATTGAGGAAGATAGCCTCGCCGCGGCCGTGCTGGACGTGAACCTCGGCCATGGCGAGACAGTCCACCCCTTGGTTGCGGTATTGGGGTCTCCAGGTGTGCCGTATCTATTCGCGACCGGAGATGTGAAGCTGCCGGATGCGGATGGCTATCGCGATCCCCCACGACTGACGAAGCCGTATCATGAGGCGGAACTGGTGCACGCCGTCGCCACCCTCATCCTCGGGTGCAGGCCTGCTTCGTAG
- a CDS encoding TIGR02300 family protein, producing the protein MARPDLGTKRLCPTTGKKFYDLNKNPVISPYSGEVVPTSVTTSFARGAAPVVARKEAPTEDEEDTDGPELVSLDEVEAEEADKDTDTDTDSDDALDVDDDGDRVEDDTLVVDEDDEDTTDLIEVNDDDDDQ; encoded by the coding sequence GTGGCACGTCCGGATCTCGGCACGAAACGACTTTGCCCGACGACAGGCAAGAAGTTCTATGACCTCAACAAGAACCCCGTCATCTCGCCTTATTCGGGAGAGGTCGTCCCAACCTCGGTGACAACGTCCTTCGCCAGGGGAGCCGCGCCTGTGGTAGCGCGCAAAGAGGCACCGACCGAAGACGAAGAGGACACGGACGGCCCGGAACTCGTGTCCTTGGATGAGGTCGAGGCTGAGGAAGCCGATAAGGACACGGATACCGACACGGACAGCGATGACGCTCTGGATGTCGATGACGATGGCGACCGGGTCGAGGATGACACGCTCGTGGTCGATGAGGACGACGAAGATACCACCGACCTGATCGAGGTAAATGACGACGATGATGATCAGTAG
- a CDS encoding D-amino acid dehydrogenase — translation MHVLILGGGVVGVTSAYYLARAGHQVTVLERQPGSGLETSFANAGQVSPGYAAPWAAPGIPVKALKWLMMRHRPLVLWPRLEPRLYAWLTRMLANCTEEAYQRNKGRMVRLAEYSRDALRDLRTETGIAYDHREKGTLQLFRTHKQLDHVGDDTRVLDAYGVPYTVLDPAGCVSAEPALAAVRDVFVGGLRLPGDETGDAHLFTQRLAAICDGLGVTFRYRTAIARLHHAGDRVTAVETTDGDLLRADAYVAALGSYTPAVLRPLGIALPVYPVKGYSLTVPITDAAAAPVSTVMDETFKVAITRLGDRIRVGGTAELAGFSSALRLPRRETLARSVQDLFPAGGDLERASFWTGLRPMTPDGTPIVGGTRVGNLFTNTGHGTLGWTMACGSGRLLADIVSGRAPEIASDDLALDRYAA, via the coding sequence ATGCACGTGCTCATCCTCGGCGGCGGCGTCGTCGGCGTCACCTCGGCCTACTATCTCGCCCGAGCCGGCCATCAGGTCACCGTGCTGGAGCGCCAGCCGGGCTCCGGCCTGGAGACCAGCTTCGCCAATGCCGGGCAGGTCTCGCCCGGCTACGCGGCCCCCTGGGCGGCGCCGGGAATCCCCGTGAAGGCGCTCAAGTGGCTGATGATGCGGCACCGGCCCCTGGTGCTGTGGCCACGGCTCGAGCCCCGCCTCTACGCGTGGCTCACGCGCATGCTCGCCAACTGCACCGAAGAGGCCTACCAGCGGAACAAGGGCCGCATGGTCCGGCTCGCCGAGTACAGCCGCGACGCGCTACGCGACCTGCGCACCGAGACCGGCATCGCCTACGACCACCGGGAGAAGGGCACGCTGCAGCTCTTCCGGACGCACAAGCAGCTCGACCATGTCGGCGACGACACCCGCGTCCTCGACGCCTACGGCGTGCCCTACACGGTGCTGGACCCGGCCGGCTGCGTCAGTGCCGAGCCGGCGCTCGCCGCCGTGCGCGACGTCTTCGTCGGCGGCCTGCGGCTGCCGGGCGACGAGACCGGCGACGCCCACCTGTTCACCCAGCGCCTCGCCGCGATCTGCGACGGTCTCGGCGTGACCTTCCGCTACCGCACGGCGATCGCGCGCCTGCATCACGCCGGCGACCGGGTGACGGCGGTCGAGACCACCGACGGCGACCTTCTGCGGGCGGATGCCTATGTGGCGGCGCTGGGCAGCTACACGCCGGCGGTGCTGCGTCCCCTCGGGATCGCGCTGCCGGTCTACCCGGTGAAGGGTTACTCGCTGACGGTGCCGATCACCGACGCGGCGGCCGCGCCGGTCTCGACGGTGATGGACGAGACCTTCAAGGTCGCGATCACCCGGCTCGGCGACCGGATCCGCGTCGGCGGCACCGCCGAGCTCGCGGGCTTCAGCAGCGCCCTGCGCCTGCCGCGGCGCGAGACCCTGGCGCGCTCGGTGCAGGACCTGTTCCCGGCGGGCGGCGACCTCGAGCGGGCCTCGTTCTGGACCGGCCTGAGGCCGATGACGCCGGACGGCACGCCGATCGTCGGGGGCACGCGGGTCGGCAACCTGTTCACCAACACCGGTCACGGCACGCTCGGCTGGACCATGGCCTGCGGCTCCGGCCGCCTGCTCGCCGACATCGTGTCCGGCCGGGCTCCCGAGATCGCGAGCGACGATCTGGCGCTCGACCGCTACGCCGCGTGA